A window from Ureaplasma parvum serovar 3 str. ATCC 27815 encodes these proteins:
- a CDS encoding Tex-like N-terminal domain-containing protein gives MIDLIIKTLVQKLKIEAKYITNVLNLLADNNTIAFIARYRKHLTNNMDEFQIQAIAHEYEYLTKLNKRKEVIIKNLEQKGLLTNDLLELINNCQRLVDLENLYEPYASNKKTKASIAIEKGLEPLALLILKNNPNSNIKEVAKQYLNEQVLSVDEAIAGACDIIAQKVANDTTLREMLYETINKHAKLITRINKITNDPTKNFALYYEFSCPIKYLKAYQLMAIDRANELKIIAFKLDFKKEFLIDFAVNKYTRKIKSNSYDYIKSAVNDGFDRLLIPSVSNAVYKEKLEEAHQQSAQIFSNNLQQLLLQKPLKSHVVLGFDPGYVHGCKLAIVNKNNQLLHTDIIYPHKPQILITQAKNTLISLINKYEVNTIAIGNGTASNESVIFISDLIKEFKLNLNYCVISEDGASIYSASSIASEEFPNLSVEKRSAISIARRIIDPLSELIKIDPKSIGVGQYQHDINKNILQQKVDFCIDYCVNQVGVDVNTASIPLLSKVSGLNKRSAKKIFEYVKKHQFIENREQLKTIPYITDKVFEQAAGFLRINNANNFLDRTSIHPEAYLVVNELCKYLQLPINKLINNYQVLNQLNPNELTTILKTDIYTIENIINNLKNPLQDVRDDYDIPILRSQMVDINNLKIGMLVQGTIRNQTEFGSFIDIGLKNDALLHISNYCEEDNLHVNKNINVYIDKIDTITQKISLKLKL, from the coding sequence ATGATTGATTTAATTATTAAAACACTAGTTCAAAAATTAAAAATTGAGGCAAAATATATAACAAATGTTTTGAATTTATTAGCTGATAATAATACTATTGCATTCATTGCTAGATATCGTAAACATTTGACTAACAATATGGATGAATTTCAAATTCAAGCAATTGCACATGAATATGAATATCTTACAAAATTAAATAAACGTAAAGAAGTAATTATTAAAAATTTAGAACAAAAAGGTTTATTAACTAATGACTTATTAGAATTAATTAATAATTGTCAACGGCTTGTTGATCTTGAAAATCTTTATGAACCTTATGCCTCAAATAAAAAAACAAAAGCATCAATCGCCATTGAAAAAGGGTTAGAACCATTAGCATTATTAATATTAAAAAATAATCCTAATTCTAATATTAAAGAAGTTGCAAAACAATATTTAAATGAACAAGTTTTAAGTGTTGATGAAGCTATTGCTGGAGCTTGTGATATTATTGCCCAAAAAGTTGCTAACGATACAACTTTAAGAGAAATGCTTTATGAAACAATTAACAAACATGCTAAATTAATCACAAGAATTAATAAAATAACAAATGACCCAACTAAAAACTTTGCTTTATATTATGAGTTTAGTTGCCCAATTAAATATTTAAAAGCATATCAATTAATGGCTATTGATCGAGCTAATGAATTAAAAATCATTGCATTTAAACTTGATTTTAAAAAAGAATTTCTTATTGATTTTGCTGTCAATAAATATACTAGAAAAATCAAAAGTAACAGCTATGACTACATTAAATCAGCTGTTAATGATGGTTTTGATCGTTTATTAATTCCTTCAGTTTCAAATGCTGTTTACAAAGAAAAATTAGAGGAAGCTCACCAACAATCAGCACAAATTTTTAGTAATAATTTACAACAATTATTATTACAAAAACCTTTAAAAAGCCATGTTGTTTTAGGATTTGATCCAGGATATGTGCATGGTTGCAAATTAGCAATTGTTAATAAAAACAATCAATTATTACATACTGATATTATTTACCCTCACAAACCACAGATATTAATTACACAAGCTAAAAATACGTTAATATCCTTAATTAATAAATACGAAGTTAATACAATAGCAATTGGCAATGGAACAGCATCAAATGAAAGTGTAATTTTTATTAGTGATTTAATTAAGGAATTCAAATTAAATCTTAATTATTGTGTAATTAGTGAAGATGGTGCTTCAATTTATTCAGCATCATCAATTGCAAGTGAAGAATTTCCTAACTTAAGTGTTGAAAAACGTTCGGCAATTAGTATTGCACGAAGAATCATTGATCCTTTAAGTGAATTAATAAAAATCGATCCAAAAAGTATTGGTGTAGGTCAATATCAACACGATATTAATAAAAACATTCTTCAACAAAAAGTTGATTTTTGTATTGATTATTGTGTTAATCAAGTTGGTGTTGATGTTAATACTGCTTCAATTCCTTTGTTGTCTAAAGTATCAGGTTTAAATAAGCGAAGTGCAAAAAAAATTTTTGAATATGTTAAAAAACATCAATTTATTGAAAATCGTGAACAATTAAAAACCATTCCTTACATTACCGATAAAGTTTTTGAGCAAGCCGCTGGTTTTTTACGAATTAATAATGCTAATAATTTTTTAGATAGAACAAGTATTCATCCAGAAGCATATCTAGTTGTTAATGAATTATGTAAATATTTACAATTACCAATTAATAAATTAATAAATAATTATCAAGTTTTAAATCAATTAAATCCTAATGAATTAACTACTATTCTAAAAACAGATATTTATACTATTGAAAACATTATTAATAACTTAAAAAATCCTTTACAAGATGTTCGTGATGATTATGATATTCCTATTTTACGTTCACAAATGGTTGATATTAATAACTTGAAAATAGGGATGTTAGTACAAGGAACAATTCGTAACCAAACAGAGTTTGGTAGTTTTATTGATATTGGTTTAAAAAATGATGCATTGTTACATATTTCAAACTATTGTGAAGAAGATAATTTGCATGTTAATAAAAATATTAATGTTTATATTGATAAAATAGATACAATTACTCAAAAAATTTCATTAAAGTTAAAATTATAG
- the rpsB gene encoding 30S ribosomal protein S2 has translation MSQMENSTKKVESVANVEVVTTENAKVEQKPTSPADAIQLKVNANSTIKNLKTLVSIVKLTESGAHIGLNPKKWNPKMASYIHAKRSNNHVIDILKTILFLDRAYKFLQEVSQNGGTVMFVGTRGRVVKELIKAEAERTNSFYVTQRWLGGTLTNFTNISRSLKKFNSNLALLESEEINKYSKKEQIAINKETAKLEKFYGGIKNMKQRPDVLILVDPVNDVNAIKEARKLNIPVIALANTNADPQLIDYIIPVNNYSVKSITLILGVLADSIAELHGEPTKIVGRPDSEIVLPETKSNWKQNNYDPSKRGYNPKYVNHKSTFNKFNNKKPVDSTTNEIKTNVIKAETK, from the coding sequence ATGTCTCAAATGGAAAATTCGACGAAAAAAGTTGAATCGGTAGCTAACGTTGAAGTAGTTACTACTGAAAATGCAAAAGTAGAACAAAAACCTACATCACCGGCTGATGCAATTCAGCTTAAAGTCAATGCAAATTCAACTATAAAAAATCTTAAAACTTTAGTTTCAATTGTAAAATTAACTGAATCAGGTGCTCATATTGGGTTAAATCCTAAGAAATGAAATCCTAAAATGGCTAGTTACATCCATGCTAAACGTTCAAATAACCATGTAATTGATATTTTAAAAACAATTCTATTTTTAGATCGTGCATACAAATTCTTACAAGAGGTTTCTCAAAACGGGGGCACTGTGATGTTTGTGGGTACAAGAGGTCGTGTTGTTAAAGAATTAATTAAAGCAGAAGCAGAACGTACTAATTCATTTTATGTAACTCAAAGATGATTAGGTGGAACTTTAACAAACTTTACTAACATCTCACGTTCATTAAAAAAATTTAATAGTAATTTAGCTTTATTAGAAAGTGAAGAGATTAATAAATATTCTAAAAAAGAACAAATTGCAATTAATAAAGAAACTGCTAAATTAGAAAAATTCTATGGCGGGATTAAAAATATGAAACAACGTCCAGATGTTTTAATTCTAGTAGATCCTGTTAATGATGTTAATGCTATTAAAGAAGCACGTAAATTAAACATTCCAGTAATTGCTTTAGCAAATACGAATGCTGATCCACAATTGATTGATTACATTATTCCAGTAAATAATTATTCAGTTAAATCAATTACTTTGATTTTAGGTGTGCTAGCAGATTCAATTGCTGAATTGCACGGTGAACCAACAAAAATTGTTGGACGACCAGATAGCGAAATTGTTTTACCTGAAACAAAATCAAATTGAAAACAAAATAATTATGACCCAAGCAAACGTGGTTATAATCCAAAATATGTAAATCATAAATCTACATTCAATAAATTTAATAACAAAAAACCAGTTGATTCAACAACCAATGAAATAAAAACAAACGTTATTAAAGCAGAAACAAAATAA
- a CDS encoding Panacea domain-containing protein, giving the protein MKEITPLIVANWFLTKESMTPKKVQKLVYYAYSWYLTLMNEKVDDLKNKLFDEKIKAWVHEPAIPMLYNEFKEHKYNSIPKINDFNELEYFNLDTIDILNQVWDEYGHYSANQLESITHQEDPWIKARKGFGPLDSCNAVISDKEIFSYYIKQMKNN; this is encoded by the coding sequence ATGAAAGAAATAACACCATTAATTGTTGCTAATTGATTTTTAACAAAAGAATCAATGACTCCCAAAAAAGTTCAAAAATTAGTGTATTATGCATATTCATGATACCTAACTTTAATGAATGAAAAAGTTGATGATTTAAAAAATAAATTATTTGATGAAAAAATCAAAGCTTGAGTTCATGAACCAGCTATTCCTATGCTTTATAATGAATTCAAAGAACATAAATATAATAGTATTCCTAAAATAAATGATTTTAATGAACTAGAATATTTTAATTTAGATACTATTGATATATTGAATCAAGTTTGAGATGAATATGGTCATTATAGTGCTAATCAATTAGAAAGTATTACACATCAAGAAGACCCATGAATTAAAGCTCGCAAAGGGTTTGGACCGCTAGATAGTTGTAATGCAGTAATAAGCGATAAAGAAATATTTAGTTATTATATAAAACAAATGAAGAATAATTAA
- a CDS encoding MAG2960 family serine endopeptidase lipoprotein, with protein MNLKTKFFLKVISVIAPIVIIPTILANCAHINSNELDNAKTNLKGSVEVVNINPYKTKQMLASNINKEQINSYFIFIFNLIKTNQKIEEKILDKNDYEILNWAANDNDGTLGINIYIKTTKQSYLINTKPVFLTDKQNNYLQELKYKTPAVYSIDEILKFSNNPYNLIHNNPYYREQLLRAKIYFNQNEANVDDSKLYMNKIGYSEFGSDVQKRLENAFKIRYDEQNIYQINSPQILAKETKTLTSYIDKKTNNNYSINIELIKKLIQINPFGKLPKNFAQLINLIKKEEYPKFLTITKNESVDNIVVKDIYYRIIDRYAKLEFILEIYNKKTKQTVYLSANFNQKNSGLLKNEDYFQYIFDRTISLDLLTTKDGKNVELNSGTGWIVDRIIDDSLPKNKIKLLIATNNHVMGWSNLAISKDNRMKSRWFNKQEYINYLENNAGFISSNIYEDKDRYQYLLWGTAPLKSPVSNKYNSLSGISFSNLAKVYNITNQNFINRAWYIPQLSANGIKINENLRTWYQINQEDIKSIKNGTLDFVLVPMVFDIEDIKEKLPNYYKVLNTKDEANWYIGLGNSKKYLPQLQLFSGGYPGDVNPNSSAIVSWRGSKSYGSLIQAFDREIKNESILDYYGPKQINNIDGYQKVGEGYLNKLFNVGTRVITSDEIGDLGSGSSGSMIIDSNFNLVGIHFASLNSRAYGAPNDSMIGNLFVAQSQDLSGDIDVRAAVIKKLKAENIYTYKLNPKVSS; from the coding sequence ATGAATCTAAAAACAAAATTTTTTTTAAAAGTTATAAGTGTTATTGCTCCAATTGTTATAATTCCAACTATTTTAGCTAATTGTGCACATATAAATTCTAATGAACTTGATAATGCTAAAACAAACTTGAAAGGAAGTGTTGAAGTTGTTAATATTAATCCTTATAAAACAAAACAAATGTTAGCATCAAATATCAACAAAGAACAAATTAATTCTTATTTTATTTTTATTTTTAATTTAATTAAAACAAATCAAAAAATTGAAGAAAAAATTTTAGATAAAAATGATTATGAAATTCTTAATTGAGCTGCTAATGATAATGATGGAACGTTAGGTATTAACATTTACATTAAAACCACTAAACAAAGTTATTTAATTAATACTAAGCCTGTTTTTTTAACAGATAAACAAAACAATTATCTACAAGAATTAAAATATAAAACACCTGCTGTTTATAGTATTGATGAAATCTTAAAATTCTCAAACAACCCTTATAATTTAATTCACAATAATCCATACTATAGAGAACAATTATTGCGTGCAAAAATTTATTTTAATCAAAATGAAGCTAATGTTGATGATTCTAAACTTTATATGAACAAAATCGGTTATTCTGAATTTGGTAGTGATGTCCAAAAAAGATTAGAAAACGCCTTTAAAATTCGTTATGATGAGCAAAATATTTATCAAATTAATTCTCCGCAAATTTTAGCTAAAGAAACAAAAACGCTTACATCTTATATTGATAAAAAAACAAACAACAATTATAGTATTAATATAGAATTAATCAAAAAATTAATCCAAATTAATCCTTTTGGTAAACTCCCCAAAAATTTCGCTCAACTAATTAATTTAATTAAAAAAGAAGAATATCCTAAATTCTTGACAATTACTAAAAACGAATCTGTTGACAATATTGTTGTTAAAGATATTTATTATCGGATTATTGATCGTTATGCAAAATTAGAATTTATTTTAGAAATTTATAACAAAAAAACAAAACAAACCGTATATTTAAGTGCTAATTTTAATCAAAAGAATTCAGGATTATTAAAAAATGAAGATTATTTTCAATATATTTTTGATCGTACCATCTCACTTGATTTACTAACAACAAAAGATGGAAAAAATGTTGAATTAAATTCTGGAACTGGTTGAATTGTTGATCGTATTATTGACGATAGCTTACCTAAAAATAAAATTAAATTACTTATTGCAACTAATAATCATGTTATGGGCTGATCGAATTTAGCAATCTCAAAAGATAACAGAATGAAATCACGCTGGTTTAATAAACAAGAATATATAAATTATTTAGAAAATAACGCTGGTTTCATATCCTCAAACATTTATGAAGATAAAGACCGTTATCAATATTTACTATGGGGGACTGCGCCTCTAAAATCTCCAGTAAGTAATAAATATAATTCATTAAGTGGTATTAGTTTTTCAAATTTAGCAAAGGTTTATAATATTACAAATCAAAATTTCATTAATCGAGCATGATATATACCACAATTAAGTGCTAATGGTATAAAAATCAATGAAAATTTAAGAACATGATATCAAATTAATCAAGAAGATATTAAATCAATTAAAAATGGAACTTTAGACTTTGTTTTGGTCCCAATGGTTTTTGATATTGAAGATATTAAAGAAAAATTACCAAATTATTATAAAGTATTAAATACAAAAGATGAAGCAAATTGATATATTGGATTAGGCAATTCAAAAAAATACTTGCCACAATTACAACTATTTAGTGGAGGATATCCTGGTGATGTTAATCCTAATAGTTCAGCGATTGTTTCATGGCGCGGTTCTAAATCTTATGGTTCACTAATTCAAGCATTTGATCGTGAAATTAAAAATGAATCAATTTTAGATTATTATGGTCCAAAGCAAATTAATAATATTGATGGTTATCAAAAGGTTGGCGAAGGTTATTTAAATAAATTATTTAATGTTGGAACACGAGTTATTACCTCTGATGAAATAGGTGATTTGGGTTCTGGTTCATCTGGTTCAATGATTATTGATTCTAACTTTAATTTAGTAGGTATTCATTTTGCTTCTTTAAATTCGCGTGCTTATGGTGCGCCAAATGATTCAATGATTGGTAATTTATTTGTTGCTCAATCCCAAGACTTAAGTGGTGATATTGATGTAAGAGCTGCGGTGATAAAAAAACTAAAAGCTGAAAATATTTACACTTATAAACTAAACCCTAAAGTTAGTTCTTAA